A part of Cydia strobilella chromosome 15, ilCydStro3.1, whole genome shotgun sequence genomic DNA contains:
- the LOC134747711 gene encoding uncharacterized protein LOC134747711, translated as MPPNVTDPPIDHDPEVTFNATEKNHQPPQPSSAAKDNYNLNIFQSSLNQLAHILIGMTVGVMLLFALRNGLPVGATPQHIIMCVLGYHLLMAQAILSLSPHNSWSSRLKLVHRRRAHWILQVLGSGLALAGCFIKILDKSVHWNTLHGQFALVSMVFTSVSMVNGLASLYANELRGLRLPPSVSKLTHICFGIVGFSAACITLCYGLDKTQFRNWASDNFTTAMIVFVATFASIIIINPFITFFNKGRGLFRNN; from the exons ATGCCGCCGAACGTAACCGATCCGCCTATTGACCATGACCCTGAGGTTACATTTAATGCGACAGAGAAAAACCATCAACCTCCCCAACCTTCATCGGCAGCTAAAGATAACTACAACCTGAATATTTTTCAATCGTCGTTGAATCAGCTTGCACATATCCTCATAGGGATGACAGTAGGAGTAATGTTGCTTTTCGCGCTGCGTAACGGTCTTCCAGTTGGTGCTACGCCGCAACACATCATTATGTGCGTCCTTGGG TATCATCTACTAATGGCCCAAGCCATCCTAAGCCTGAGCCCCCACAACAGTTGGTCATCGCGATTGAAGCTGGTACACCGGCGGCGTGCTCACTGGATTCTGCAGGTGCTTGGCTCTGGCCTGGCCCTGGCCGGCTGTTTCATCAAGATTCTTGACAAGAGTGTTCATTGGAATACTTTACATGGACAGTTTG CACTGGTTTCCATGGTATTCACATCAGTGTCAATGGTTAACGGGCTCGCGTCACTCTATGCTAACGAGCTCAGAGGGCTCCGTCTGCCGCCCAGCGTTTCCAAGCTCACCCACATCTGCTTTGGCATTGTGGGCTTCTCCGCCGCTTGCATCACCCTCTGCTACGGCTTGGATAAGACCCAGTTTAGAAACTGGGCCTCTGACAACTTTACCACGGCAATGATCGTCTTTGTTGCCACGTTTGCCTCTATTATCATTATCAACCCATTCATCACCTTCTTTAATAAAGGTCGTGGATTATTTAGAAATAACTAA